In Rhizobium sp. WSM4643, the following are encoded in one genomic region:
- a CDS encoding DNA cytosine methyltransferase, with amino-acid sequence MSLTSLEMCAGAGGQARGLELAGFDHAGVVEIDRDCCETLRLNRKQWTVHEEDLSLFDGTGYKGIDLLAGGLPCPPFSVAGKQLGDKDERNLFPAAIRLVDETRPKAVMIENVRGFLSAIFEDYRGFIKGELKKLGYDAHWRLFNASDYGVPQLRPRVLIVALRDDIKDHFEWPSPSPFDAPTVGETLADLMSANGWKGAKAWAKRANDVAPTLVGGSKKHGGPDLGPTRARMAWATLGVNGKSIAEEAPDRDFVGMPRLTVRMAARIQGFDDQWQFHGRKTAAYRQVGNAFPPPVAKAVASKIREAMETRASRPVSALAG; translated from the coding sequence AGCACGTGGTCTTGAGCTCGCTGGCTTCGACCATGCCGGCGTTGTCGAGATCGACCGTGACTGCTGCGAGACGCTTCGCCTGAATCGCAAGCAGTGGACGGTTCACGAGGAAGACCTGTCTCTGTTCGACGGCACTGGGTACAAGGGCATCGACCTCCTCGCGGGCGGTTTGCCATGCCCGCCGTTCTCCGTCGCCGGCAAGCAGCTCGGCGATAAGGATGAGCGTAATCTGTTTCCTGCCGCGATCCGTCTCGTGGACGAGACCCGTCCCAAGGCTGTTATGATCGAGAACGTCCGCGGTTTCCTGAGTGCCATCTTCGAGGACTATCGAGGCTTCATTAAGGGCGAACTCAAGAAGCTCGGCTACGACGCCCATTGGCGTCTGTTCAACGCTTCGGACTACGGCGTGCCGCAACTGCGGCCGCGCGTCCTGATCGTGGCGCTCCGCGACGACATCAAGGACCACTTCGAGTGGCCCTCCCCGTCGCCTTTCGACGCGCCGACGGTCGGCGAGACGCTGGCCGATCTTATGTCCGCGAACGGTTGGAAGGGAGCGAAGGCCTGGGCCAAGCGCGCCAACGACGTCGCGCCGACGCTTGTTGGCGGCTCGAAGAAACATGGTGGCCCCGACCTTGGCCCGACGCGCGCCCGTATGGCATGGGCGACGCTCGGCGTGAACGGTAAGTCCATCGCCGAAGAGGCCCCCGACCGCGACTTCGTTGGCATGCCCCGTTTGACTGTTCGCATGGCCGCACGCATTCAGGGCTTCGACGACCAGTGGCAGTTTCACGGTCGGAAAACTGCGGCTTACCGCCAGGTCGGAAACGCGTTCCCGCCTCCTGTAGCCAAAGCCGTGGCCTCAAAAATTCGGGAAGCCATGGAGACACGGGCTAGTCGTCCCGTTTCTGCACTCGCAGGTTGA